The following proteins are co-located in the Gloeocapsa sp. PCC 7428 genome:
- the cobS gene encoding adenosylcobinamide-GDP ribazoletransferase gives MVDKQQWWKQLWCDVAAALVFYTCLPIPWAITLDFERVSRYVPLVGLLLGGILGLLDAGFYFVGIPVLTRSVLVVVSWIALTGGLHLDGAMDTADGLAVQDPQRRLQVMTDSATGAFGAIAAVALLLLKTAALSEISSDRWLSLLAVCGWGRWGQQIAIARYPYLKPTGKGSFHKAALQPRDILLGLLLLLGLSGLKIVLNRDAAIHAVVMATSGIAIAFLTGAWFNHKLGGHTGDTYGAVVEWTEALLLCVLTVL, from the coding sequence GTGGTGGATAAGCAACAGTGGTGGAAACAACTCTGGTGTGATGTTGCAGCGGCGCTTGTTTTCTACACTTGTCTTCCGATACCTTGGGCGATAACGCTCGATTTTGAGCGCGTATCTCGCTACGTACCGCTCGTTGGGTTATTACTTGGGGGAATTCTGGGATTATTAGATGCGGGGTTCTACTTTGTCGGAATACCCGTGCTAACTCGCAGTGTCTTAGTTGTCGTCAGTTGGATCGCCTTGACTGGCGGCTTACACTTGGATGGGGCTATGGATACCGCTGATGGCTTAGCCGTACAAGATCCACAACGCAGGCTGCAAGTCATGACAGATAGTGCGACAGGAGCATTTGGCGCGATCGCAGCAGTCGCCTTATTACTTCTGAAAACGGCAGCGTTGAGTGAAATCAGTTCTGATCGTTGGTTAAGTTTGCTGGCTGTCTGCGGTTGGGGGCGCTGGGGACAACAAATCGCGATCGCTCGTTATCCTTACCTCAAACCAACAGGTAAAGGTTCGTTTCACAAAGCCGCATTGCAGCCGCGAGATATTCTGCTAGGATTATTACTTTTACTAGGCTTGAGTGGATTAAAAATTGTCCTCAATCGCGATGCGGCGATTCATGCGGTAGTTATGGCGACGAGTGGAATTGCGATCGCGTTTTTGACAGGTGCTTGGTTCAATCACAAACTCGGCGGTCACACCGGAGACACCTACGGCGCAGTCGTAGAATGGACAGAAGCACTATTACTATGTGTGCTAACGGTGCTATAA
- the tgt gene encoding tRNA guanosine(34) transglycosylase Tgt, with protein MSEKFSFQVLAECSQTKARAGFFLTPHGRVATPRFMPVGTLANVKTITTAQLGETGAQMVLANTYHLHLQPGEAIVAKAGGLHSFMHWHGPMLTDSGGFQVFSLSELRQVTDDGVTFRSPRDGQVINITPEKSIQIQNALGADVIMAFDECPPYPASREAVTDATNRTYRWLERCIATHQRQDQALFGIVQGGVYLDLRAQAALEVAKLNLPGYAIGGVSVGEPPELIHQIVEATAPLLPREKPRYLMGVGTYREMAKAVAAGVDLFDCVIPTRLARHGAALVQQGDRWNLKNARFREDFTPLDETCPCYTCQNFTRAYLCHLVRSREILAYTLLSIHNITELIRFTQRMREAILSDSFATEFAPWLTQSAVTDSSNT; from the coding sequence TTGAGTGAGAAATTCTCGTTTCAGGTTTTGGCTGAGTGTAGTCAAACAAAAGCACGCGCTGGATTTTTTCTAACACCACATGGTCGTGTAGCAACACCACGATTTATGCCAGTGGGAACGCTGGCTAATGTAAAAACAATTACTACAGCGCAGTTGGGAGAAACAGGAGCGCAAATGGTGTTAGCTAACACCTATCACCTCCACCTGCAACCTGGCGAAGCAATTGTCGCAAAAGCTGGCGGTTTGCACTCGTTTATGCACTGGCATGGACCAATGCTAACTGATTCGGGTGGATTTCAAGTTTTTAGTTTAAGTGAATTGCGGCAAGTTACTGACGATGGCGTGACGTTTCGTTCGCCGCGCGATGGTCAAGTGATTAATATCACACCAGAAAAATCAATTCAAATTCAAAATGCGCTGGGTGCAGATGTGATTATGGCATTCGATGAATGTCCGCCTTACCCTGCAAGTCGCGAAGCGGTTACGGATGCGACAAATCGAACTTACCGTTGGTTAGAACGTTGTATCGCTACACATCAACGTCAAGATCAAGCATTGTTTGGCATTGTTCAAGGCGGCGTTTATTTAGATTTACGCGCCCAAGCTGCGCTCGAAGTTGCCAAATTAAATTTACCAGGATATGCGATCGGTGGTGTGAGTGTTGGAGAACCGCCCGAATTGATTCATCAAATTGTTGAAGCAACCGCGCCATTACTTCCGCGCGAAAAACCGCGTTACTTAATGGGTGTGGGTACGTATCGCGAAATGGCAAAAGCCGTCGCCGCAGGTGTGGATTTATTTGATTGCGTGATTCCAACACGATTAGCGCGACATGGGGCGGCGTTAGTTCAACAAGGCGATCGCTGGAATCTTAAAAATGCACGGTTTCGCGAAGATTTTACGCCACTCGATGAAACGTGTCCTTGCTACACGTGTCAAAATTTTACCCGCGCGTATTTGTGTCATTTGGTGCGATCGCGCGAAATTTTAGCTTATACGCTTTTGAGTATTCACAACATTACCGAACTCATTCGCTTTACCCAACGAATGCGCGAAGCAATATTAAGCGATTCCTTTGCAACTGAATTCGCGCCTTGGCTAACACAATCGGCAGTGACAGATTCATCAAACACTTGA